The proteins below come from a single Bdellovibrionales bacterium genomic window:
- a CDS encoding VCBS repeat-containing protein: MKKQSVIVILIFSAISITAYQNCSNTAFQAEMNFKASSTDVTGASVPVCRMTSADELKPKLRYSWDYALDVMPTYKQVMASPVVGDLDGDKIPEIGFVSYENTAYSSKGVLRILNGKDGSSKFSISADNLMPYASTTPLFVDIDGDGKAEIIYIHYLGQKVIALNSDGSLRWELPLDFTGMSITSMNDCRGGFAAADLDGDGKAEIIAGSWVLSEDATKKGYIKTRLAEQTNGCYTYAASLKTQSNSDLQIIGTTGVMDKNGNYLWKYQKAGMPATADLLPDVPGVEVVVTGSGFFSIYNGLTGEVIAMKELSEHSDLICRYDAAGKGVVGGGQATIGDFDGDPKTLEIAVATGKSLTIFNAKGEKIAGSVTQDCSSLVTGLTSFDFNGDGKPEIIYADEQYVRIYEMDGSNNLKVIWSEINPSGTLREYPVVADVDGDGSSELLVVSNNMWASTLYTTQAEKDQAALITGIRVFGPTVKDSWMPTRSVWNQHAYFVNNVNDNLTATSSNFINGFTANAFKRNTQKGMFQASCVK; this comes from the coding sequence ATGAAAAAGCAGTCCGTTATTGTTATCCTCATTTTTTCCGCAATCTCGATTACAGCGTATCAAAATTGTTCAAATACTGCCTTCCAGGCAGAGATGAATTTCAAGGCCTCTAGTACGGATGTCACAGGTGCTTCTGTTCCTGTGTGTCGCATGACGAGTGCCGATGAATTAAAACCAAAACTTCGCTATTCATGGGATTACGCCTTGGATGTGATGCCGACTTATAAGCAAGTCATGGCTTCTCCTGTGGTGGGTGACCTTGATGGCGATAAGATTCCTGAAATCGGTTTTGTCTCTTATGAAAATACGGCCTATAGCTCAAAAGGTGTTTTGCGTATTCTGAATGGTAAAGACGGCTCTTCGAAGTTTTCAATTAGTGCCGACAACTTGATGCCGTATGCTTCGACAACTCCGCTTTTTGTCGACATCGATGGCGATGGCAAAGCAGAGATTATCTATATTCACTATCTTGGCCAGAAAGTGATTGCACTGAATTCCGATGGTTCTCTCCGTTGGGAGTTGCCACTTGATTTCACTGGCATGTCAATCACATCCATGAATGACTGCCGTGGCGGTTTTGCAGCGGCTGACTTAGATGGCGACGGCAAAGCTGAAATCATTGCGGGCAGCTGGGTTCTTTCTGAGGATGCGACGAAAAAAGGTTATATTAAAACTCGCTTAGCAGAACAAACGAACGGTTGCTACACCTATGCAGCGAGTTTGAAAACTCAAAGCAACAGTGATTTGCAAATCATCGGTACAACCGGCGTGATGGATAAAAACGGCAATTATCTTTGGAAATACCAAAAAGCCGGTATGCCTGCCACGGCAGATCTTTTGCCAGATGTTCCAGGCGTTGAAGTGGTGGTTACTGGCAGCGGATTTTTCTCGATCTATAACGGCCTGACGGGCGAAGTGATCGCGATGAAGGAATTGTCTGAGCACTCAGACCTCATTTGTCGTTACGATGCTGCCGGCAAAGGTGTTGTCGGCGGTGGTCAAGCAACGATCGGTGATTTCGATGGCGATCCAAAGACGCTTGAAATTGCAGTAGCCACAGGCAAGTCGTTGACCATTTTCAACGCTAAAGGTGAAAAGATCGCAGGCAGTGTGACTCAAGACTGCTCTTCACTTGTAACAGGTCTGACATCGTTTGACTTTAACGGTGACGGCAAACCTGAGATTATCTACGCCGACGAACAATACGTGCGCATCTATGAAATGGATGGCAGTAACAACTTGAAAGTAATCTGGTCTGAAATCAACCCAAGCGGCACTCTGCGCGAATACCCAGTCGTTGCTGACGTTGACGGTGATGGCAGCTCGGAACTCTTGGTAGTTTCTAACAATATGTGGGCAAGCACGCTCTATACAACTCAAGCTGAGAAAGACCAAGCGGCGTTGATCACGGGGATCCGCGTATTTGGTCCGACGGTGAAAGACTCTTGGATGCCAACGCGCTCTGTGTGGAATCAGCACGCGTACTTCGTGAATAACGTGAACGATAATTTGACGGCGACGTCGAGCAATTTCATCAACGGCTTTACTGCAAATGCGTTCAAACGCAACACGCAAAAGGGGATGTTCCAGGCCAGTTGCGTGAAGTAG
- a CDS encoding DUF1592 domain-containing protein produces the protein MPRPSISVLNITKVILLLTLATFPFQNCGKGFQANSNSMDLNSTSSDPSDLIAPTVAILSPLEGAFVKSDLTISGACESGLSVQLTINGGSPQSLNCNMGAFTSSLKLSQADGPLELKVEQIDAAGNKGSKQISVTKDTVAPVLQFSAPAANAQLTSQAITVSGSCESGLNVMISGNALTAPAQVACANSSFQAAVGGVSTNGTYTLSLQQTDAAGNQGSASRTITLALPAGIPVIKFSAPAANTLTKTGITITGTCVTGLPIQISGAGVSQASQTTCTAGAFSAAVSFSAGDGTKNIIVAQTNAQNQTGQDSRSFVLDTTAPAVSILTPDAGTQGDTALTIGGSCETGLNVVISGTGAAASSSVPCTAATFQASVNFSTGAGVKTITASQTDAVGNVGTSSRNFERIAPILDGKVLYANNCSSCHGALVSSTKINRTATQITNAIATVPSMSAIKLSADQIAAIAQALYVDPTTTASNYALDALKVSCNVVGENQAYHTLKLLSDFELKNTLKDIFTPTYFNVLFEVGTDPATQLETSTLDAVPKRRIQDSLTAPFLFSKGATTVTAEFLKTYDTTIWNAVQKIKTLSSAQRTQILGSYAACYSDTALTDDCLTQFINAFGLSVYRRKILTTEVTQFKASVSNESTPLGKLYYIMYGMLMAPDFLYHYEVNGTNSGNMLVLDQYAIGSRISYLITGSGPDKKMLQLATDGKLNTTVDINSAVDYLVATYPSKVKENIWQFASEWLRLTSSNFPSSPRANAISNSFVNLAAGEGSTFRKAALQEMKDMFGYYTVDKPGSFTDLLTSDKSFASNAKLAQVYNTTVWTAGQTPPTLPTTEKRVGFLTKAAMTIHGGDRNNPFVTGGTIFKHVLCRQFAAPGGIFTPAVVDPSIVRTTRQYYEALVPRGSSCISCHGQLEPFGMPFEQYDIFSRNRNNIERIYADDGTYLADKATDTTQSPIFGPQTISVDNAVTLVSRINDSKEAHVCFATQIYRNHFGKMSNADDSCMLSRIAEKASSNSTILDILKAMAIDASFRQRRMN, from the coding sequence ATGCCACGACCATCCATCAGCGTCCTAAATATCACCAAAGTGATTCTGCTTTTAACGCTCGCAACATTTCCATTTCAAAATTGCGGCAAAGGATTTCAGGCCAATTCGAACTCCATGGATCTAAATTCAACAAGCTCTGATCCCTCGGATCTCATTGCTCCAACCGTGGCCATCCTTTCTCCCCTTGAAGGAGCTTTTGTAAAATCGGATTTGACGATTTCAGGCGCTTGCGAATCTGGCTTATCCGTTCAGCTCACTATTAATGGTGGTTCCCCACAAAGTCTTAATTGTAATATGGGCGCGTTCACTTCAAGTTTGAAATTAAGCCAAGCAGATGGTCCTCTCGAATTAAAAGTTGAACAAATAGACGCCGCCGGAAACAAAGGATCAAAACAAATCAGCGTGACGAAAGACACCGTGGCTCCGGTCTTGCAATTTTCGGCTCCTGCCGCAAATGCACAACTCACCTCACAAGCCATCACCGTTTCAGGAAGTTGTGAAAGCGGCCTCAATGTGATGATCTCGGGCAATGCTTTGACTGCGCCTGCTCAAGTGGCTTGCGCGAATTCAAGTTTCCAAGCCGCTGTGGGTGGAGTGAGCACCAATGGAACTTATACTCTAAGCTTACAACAAACTGACGCCGCCGGAAATCAAGGAAGTGCGAGCCGCACCATCACCCTGGCTTTACCAGCAGGAATACCCGTCATTAAATTTTCAGCTCCGGCTGCAAATACTCTCACTAAAACTGGCATTACGATCACAGGGACTTGTGTCACCGGTCTTCCTATTCAGATTTCAGGAGCCGGCGTGAGCCAAGCTTCGCAAACCACTTGTACTGCGGGCGCTTTCTCTGCAGCGGTGAGCTTCTCTGCGGGTGATGGCACTAAAAACATCATCGTGGCTCAAACCAATGCCCAAAACCAAACTGGTCAGGACTCAAGATCCTTTGTCCTGGACACAACAGCTCCTGCGGTGAGCATTTTAACGCCAGATGCGGGCACCCAAGGCGACACTGCACTGACCATTGGTGGTAGTTGCGAAACTGGACTTAATGTTGTGATTTCAGGAACTGGAGCCGCGGCCTCTTCGAGTGTGCCCTGCACTGCTGCGACCTTTCAAGCGAGCGTGAATTTTTCCACAGGTGCTGGGGTAAAAACGATCACGGCCTCGCAAACAGATGCTGTTGGCAATGTCGGAACCAGCTCTCGAAACTTTGAACGGATTGCGCCCATCTTAGATGGAAAAGTTTTATACGCAAACAACTGTTCTTCGTGCCATGGAGCGCTTGTCAGTAGCACGAAAATCAATCGCACGGCGACGCAAATTACCAATGCGATTGCCACTGTGCCTTCGATGTCGGCCATCAAATTGTCGGCGGATCAGATCGCAGCCATTGCGCAAGCTTTGTACGTAGATCCGACAACGACGGCGTCAAACTACGCGCTGGATGCCCTTAAGGTGTCTTGCAATGTGGTTGGTGAAAATCAGGCTTATCACACTTTGAAATTACTCAGCGATTTTGAATTGAAAAATACCTTGAAAGATATTTTTACGCCAACTTACTTTAATGTGTTATTTGAAGTGGGTACTGATCCTGCGACCCAGCTTGAAACCTCCACTTTAGATGCGGTTCCTAAAAGACGGATCCAGGACTCGTTAACAGCACCGTTTTTATTTAGCAAAGGCGCAACGACTGTTACGGCAGAGTTTTTAAAAACTTACGATACAACTATTTGGAATGCCGTTCAAAAAATAAAAACTTTAAGCTCGGCACAGCGTACCCAGATCTTAGGCAGTTACGCCGCTTGCTATAGTGATACCGCATTGACGGATGACTGTCTTACACAATTTATTAATGCATTTGGTTTAAGTGTCTATCGCAGAAAAATTTTAACGACGGAAGTAACCCAATTTAAAGCGTCCGTGAGTAATGAAAGCACACCTCTTGGTAAACTTTATTACATCATGTATGGAATGCTGATGGCACCGGACTTTTTATATCACTACGAAGTCAACGGAACTAACTCGGGTAACATGCTGGTGTTGGACCAATATGCCATTGGTTCTCGAATCTCATATTTGATAACGGGCTCGGGCCCTGACAAAAAAATGTTGCAACTTGCAACGGATGGCAAATTAAACACGACCGTCGATATTAATTCAGCAGTCGACTATTTAGTGGCGACTTATCCAAGCAAGGTGAAAGAGAACATCTGGCAATTCGCTTCTGAATGGTTACGACTCACGAGCTCAAACTTCCCAAGTTCGCCGAGAGCGAATGCGATTTCAAATAGCTTTGTAAACCTGGCCGCCGGAGAAGGCAGCACTTTCAGAAAAGCCGCTCTTCAAGAGATGAAGGATATGTTTGGCTATTACACGGTCGACAAGCCGGGTTCATTTACGGATTTACTGACTTCGGATAAATCTTTTGCTTCAAATGCAAAACTGGCCCAGGTCTATAATACGACTGTGTGGACAGCCGGTCAGACTCCCCCAACTCTACCGACGACCGAAAAAAGAGTGGGGTTTTTAACCAAAGCGGCAATGACAATTCATGGTGGCGATAGAAATAACCCTTTCGTGACTGGTGGAACTATCTTTAAACATGTCCTTTGCCGACAGTTTGCCGCTCCAGGCGGAATCTTTACGCCTGCGGTGGTGGACCCTAGTATTGTGCGCACAACTCGTCAGTATTATGAAGCCCTCGTTCCGCGTGGAAGCTCGTGCATCAGTTGCCATGGTCAACTTGAGCCCTTCGGTATGCCTTTCGAACAATATGACATTTTTTCGCGCAACCGAAACAATATTGAAAGAATCTACGCTGATGATGGGACCTACTTAGCTGATAAGGCAACGGATACCACTCAGTCTCCGATCTTTGGCCCACAGACGATCAGTGTTGATAATGCAGTTACTTTGGTCAGCAGAATTAATGACAGCAAAGAGGCCCATGTTTGCTTTGCGACGCAAATCTATCGCAATCATTTTGGCAAAATGAGTAATGCTGATGATTCCTGCATGCTGAGCCGAATCGCAGAGAAAGCATCTTCGAATAGCACTATTTTAGATATTTTGAAGGCCATGGCCATCGATGCAAGCTTTAGACAACGACGTATGAATTAA